Proteins found in one Deltaproteobacteria bacterium genomic segment:
- a CDS encoding SCO family protein, with protein sequence MIATHVNYRAHIVGPAFAGLMVFVALFAALLPLAAAEEQTPEVLRTVTIREKLGDDIDLSRAFTDHTGAPVTLAQYVADGKPVLLTLNYYECPMLCTLMLNSLVRGVSELRWKPGDRYRMVTISIDPDETPALAAAKRASHLTMLGMGDDVDWSFLVGTKENIDALANAIGFEYTFDEKTAQYAHPAALFFISRSGKVARYLYGIEYAARDLKFAIVETSEGRAGSPIDKLILSCFHYDSTVGAYGPWAMGAMRLGGGAGATLLALFLFVMWRRESRSRRMEGLA encoded by the coding sequence TTGATTGCGACGCACGTCAATTATCGCGCTCACATCGTCGGACCGGCTTTCGCCGGTCTGATGGTTTTTGTGGCGCTTTTCGCCGCGCTGCTCCCGCTTGCGGCGGCCGAGGAACAGACGCCCGAGGTGCTTCGCACGGTGACGATCCGTGAAAAGCTCGGCGACGACATCGATCTGTCGCGCGCGTTCACCGATCACACCGGCGCGCCGGTGACCCTGGCCCAGTACGTTGCCGACGGCAAACCCGTGCTGCTGACGCTCAACTACTACGAGTGCCCGATGCTCTGCACGCTCATGCTCAACAGCCTCGTGCGCGGTGTGAGCGAACTGCGCTGGAAGCCCGGCGACCGTTACCGCATGGTGACGATCAGCATCGATCCCGACGAGACGCCCGCCCTCGCCGCGGCCAAGCGCGCGAGCCACTTGACGATGCTGGGCATGGGCGACGACGTGGACTGGAGCTTTCTGGTCGGAACGAAAGAGAACATCGACGCCCTCGCAAACGCGATCGGATTCGAATACACCTTCGACGAGAAAACCGCGCAATACGCCCACCCGGCGGCCTTATTTTTCATCTCACGTTCCGGCAAGGTTGCGCGCTATCTTTACGGAATCGAATACGCGGCTCGCGATCTGAAGTTCGCGATCGTCGAGACGTCCGAGGGTCGGGCGGGCTCGCCGATCGACAAACTGATCCTGAGCTGTTTTCACTACGATTCCACCGTCGGGGCGTACGGCCCGTGGGCCATGGGCGCCATGCGGCTCGGCGGAGGAGCGGGGGCGACATTGCTCGCCCTCTTTCTGTTCGTGATGTGGCGTCGCGAGTCCCGATCGCGGCGCATGGAGGGTCTCGCGTGA
- a CDS encoding cbb3-type cytochrome c oxidase subunit I, whose product MTTTVIDATTHVGGHAGHAHADDNYLTSHKGFLSWAFTLDHKRIGLMYLGSILFFFMIGGLLALGVRLELLTPKGDVFTDNTYNKVFTLHGAVMVFLFIVPSIPASFGNFFLPLMLGAKDVAFPRLNLLSFHIYFWGALILVYSIITGSIDTGWTFYTPYSTQSSSSVISATFGVFVLGFSSILTGLNFIVTVHKMRAPGQNWFRLPLFIWAIYSTSIIQVLATPVIAITLFLLIVEKALGIGIFDPTMGGDPVLYQHFFWFYSHPVVYVMILPAFGVISELITVNSRKNIFGYKAIAFSSVAIAFIGFLVWGHHLFVSGQSQLAGAIFSFLTFFVAVPTAIKVFSWVATMYKGSIEFTTGMVYALIFLFVFSIGGLTGLFLGSLATDVHLHDTYFVVAHFHYVMMGGVLMSLLGALHHWWPKMFGRTYNHTLSLVAAALVFIGFNMTFMAQFVIGTRGMPRRYHAYLPEFTLGHQISSLGSVILAAGLFLTLGYFIHSLFKGAKAEDNPWHGKSLEWATATPPITHNFHQTPIVTSGPYDFDEIERHV is encoded by the coding sequence ATGACCACCACCGTCATCGACGCAACCACGCACGTCGGCGGCCACGCGGGCCACGCGCACGCCGACGACAACTACCTGACCTCGCACAAGGGCTTTTTGTCCTGGGCGTTCACCCTCGATCACAAGCGCATCGGGCTCATGTACCTGGGCTCGATCCTCTTCTTCTTCATGATCGGCGGGCTGCTGGCTCTCGGGGTGCGTCTCGAACTGCTGACGCCCAAAGGCGACGTGTTCACCGACAACACCTACAACAAGGTGTTCACGCTGCACGGCGCGGTGATGGTCTTCCTGTTCATCGTGCCGTCGATCCCCGCGTCGTTCGGCAACTTCTTCCTGCCGCTCATGCTCGGCGCGAAGGACGTCGCATTCCCCCGGCTCAACCTGCTGTCGTTCCACATCTATTTCTGGGGCGCGTTGATCCTCGTGTACTCGATCATCACGGGCTCCATCGACACGGGCTGGACCTTTTACACTCCCTACTCCACTCAGTCCTCTTCCTCCGTCATTTCGGCGACCTTCGGCGTCTTCGTCCTCGGGTTCTCGTCGATTCTGACCGGGCTCAACTTCATCGTCACCGTGCACAAGATGCGCGCGCCGGGGCAAAACTGGTTCCGGTTGCCGCTCTTCATCTGGGCGATTTACTCGACGTCGATCATCCAGGTGCTCGCCACGCCGGTCATCGCGATCACCCTCTTTCTGCTCATCGTCGAGAAGGCGCTGGGCATCGGCATCTTCGATCCCACGATGGGCGGCGACCCGGTGCTCTATCAGCACTTCTTCTGGTTCTATTCGCACCCGGTCGTGTACGTCATGATCCTGCCGGCCTTCGGCGTCATCAGCGAACTCATCACCGTCAACTCGCGCAAGAACATCTTCGGCTACAAGGCCATCGCGTTCTCGAGCGTGGCCATCGCATTCATCGGCTTCCTCGTATGGGGACACCATCTTTTCGTCAGCGGACAGAGCCAGCTCGCCGGAGCGATCTTCTCGTTCCTGACCTTCTTTGTCGCCGTGCCGACCGCCATCAAGGTCTTTTCGTGGGTCGCCACGATGTACAAGGGCTCCATCGAGTTCACGACGGGCATGGTTTACGCGCTGATTTTCCTGTTCGTCTTCTCGATCGGCGGCCTCACCGGCCTGTTCCTCGGCTCGCTCGCCACCGACGTCCACCTGCACGACACGTATTTCGTCGTCGCGCACTTCCACTACGTCATGATGGGCGGCGTGCTGATGTCGCTGCTCGGCGCGCTCCACCACTGGTGGCCCAAGATGTTCGGCCGCACGTACAACCACACGCTTTCGCTGGTGGCCGCGGCGCTCGTCTTCATCGGGTTCAACATGACCTTCATGGCGCAGTTCGTGATCGGCACCCGCGGAATGCCGCGCCGCTACCACGCATATCTGCCCGAGTTCACGCTCGGCCATCAAATCAGTTCGCTCGGGTCGGTCATCCTCGCCGCGGGACTTTTCCTGACGCTCGGCTACTTCATCCATTCTCTGTTCAAGGGCGCGAAGGCCGAGGACAACCCGTGGCACGGCAAGTCGCTCGAATGGGCGACGGCTACGCCGCCGATCACGCACAACTTCCACCAGACGCCGATCGTCACGTCGGGGCCCTACGACTTCGACGAGATTGAACGCCACGTTTAA
- a CDS encoding cytochrome c oxidase subunit 3 family protein codes for MAQDTHAAHPPYLAHHFVSTSQQASAAKMGMWLFLGQEILFFSGLFLAYSAYRYLYPQTFLHAHEYLNVPMGAFNTFVLITSSLTMALAVRAAQLSQKRALIVNLILTIAFACVFLVVKYFEYSHKFHAGLLPGKYFTAGGIDGVPHIFFGLYFVMTGLHGIHVLAGIIVLVWILLRSMKGEFGHRYYTPVENVGLYWHLVDLIWIFLFPLLYLVK; via the coding sequence ATGGCCCAGGATACGCATGCGGCCCATCCGCCATACCTCGCCCACCACTTCGTCTCGACCAGCCAACAGGCGTCGGCGGCGAAGATGGGCATGTGGCTCTTCCTCGGGCAGGAGATCCTGTTTTTCAGCGGGCTCTTCCTCGCGTACTCGGCGTACCGCTACCTCTACCCCCAGACCTTTCTGCACGCGCACGAGTACCTGAACGTTCCGATGGGCGCGTTCAACACCTTCGTGCTCATCACGAGTTCGCTCACCATGGCGCTCGCGGTGCGCGCGGCGCAGCTCTCCCAAAAGCGCGCGCTCATCGTGAACCTGATCCTGACGATCGCGTTCGCGTGCGTGTTTCTCGTGGTCAAGTACTTCGAGTACAGCCACAAGTTCCACGCGGGGCTGCTGCCGGGCAAGTACTTCACGGCGGGCGGCATCGACGGCGTTCCGCACATCTTCTTCGGCCTTTACTTCGTGATGACCGGGCTGCACGGCATCCACGTGCTCGCCGGCATCATCGTGCTGGTCTGGATTCTGCTGCGCTCGATGAAGGGCGAATTCGGCCACCGGTACTACACGCCGGTCGAAAACGTCGGCCTCTACTGGCATCTCGTCGATCTGATCTGGATCTTCCTCTTCCCTCTGCTTTACCTCGTGAAGTAG
- a CDS encoding cytochrome C oxidase subunit IV family protein, with protein MSHAHDPALDVIHEEHGEHHVLPLWIYLAVYGALLALTFVTVGVSYLDLGTTAIVAALTVAIVKASLVAGYFMHLRYDDRFNSLIFVASILFMVLFFSFVFIDLTSRGLINPVEDNFVLRKDQGKTEQQLKATKPAAERGEAAPP; from the coding sequence ATGAGCCACGCCCACGATCCCGCGCTCGACGTCATCCACGAGGAACACGGCGAGCACCACGTGCTTCCGCTGTGGATCTATCTCGCCGTGTACGGCGCGCTGCTCGCGCTCACCTTCGTCACGGTCGGCGTTTCGTACCTGGACCTCGGCACCACGGCCATCGTCGCGGCGCTCACCGTCGCCATCGTCAAGGCGTCGCTCGTCGCCGGCTACTTCATGCACCTGCGTTACGACGACCGCTTCAACAGCCTCATCTTCGTCGCGTCGATCCTGTTTATGGTGCTGTTCTTCTCGTTCGTCTTCATCGACCTGACCTCGCGCGGGCTCATCAACCCGGTCGAGGACAACTTCGTGCTGCGCAAAGATCAGGGAAAGACGGAACAGCAGCTCAAGGCGACCAAGCCCGCCGCCGAGCGCGGCGAAGCCGCGCCCCCCTGA
- a CDS encoding type III pantothenate kinase has product MSLFVIDIGNTNIVFGVYRDDDLIASWRLSTRRDQTADEYGILVSELFEHRGLEVGDIDGVIVSCVVPSLESTFRQLSESYFRIPALFVGPGVKTGMPILYDNPREVGADRIVNAVAAYQKYRRALVVVDFGTATTFDAVSAKGEYLGGAIAPGIGISMNALFSQTSKLPSVQFANPKTVIGKNTTQSIQAGIYFGYVGMVDALVRRQTAELGGDVAVIATGGLARLVCEESETIDEVDDDLTLRGLLLIYRLNS; this is encoded by the coding sequence ATGTCCCTTTTCGTCATCGATATCGGCAACACCAACATCGTCTTCGGCGTATACCGCGACGACGATCTGATCGCGTCGTGGCGTCTTTCAACCCGCCGCGACCAGACGGCGGACGAGTACGGCATTCTCGTGAGCGAGCTGTTCGAGCACCGCGGTCTCGAGGTCGGCGACATCGACGGCGTCATCGTCTCGTGCGTCGTGCCGTCGCTCGAAAGCACTTTTCGGCAACTCTCGGAGAGCTACTTTCGAATCCCCGCTCTCTTCGTCGGGCCCGGCGTCAAGACCGGCATGCCGATCCTGTACGACAACCCGCGCGAGGTGGGCGCGGACCGCATCGTCAACGCCGTCGCCGCGTACCAGAAATATCGACGGGCGCTGGTCGTGGTCGATTTCGGCACGGCGACGACCTTCGACGCGGTCTCGGCCAAGGGCGAATACCTGGGGGGGGCCATCGCGCCGGGCATCGGCATTTCGATGAACGCGCTCTTCTCTCAGACGTCGAAGCTCCCGAGCGTGCAGTTCGCGAATCCGAAAACGGTGATCGGCAAGAACACCACGCAGAGCATCCAGGCGGGAATCTACTTCGGCTACGTCGGCATGGTGGACGCGCTGGTGCGCCGACAGACGGCGGAGCTGGGCGGCGACGTCGCGGTGATCGCCACGGGTGGGCTCGCGCGGCTCGTGTGCGAAGAGTCCGAGACGATCGATGAGGTCGACGACGACCTCACCCTGCGCGGCCTGCTGCTGATCTACCGCCTGAATTCCTGA
- a CDS encoding biotin--[acetyl-CoA-carboxylase] ligase: protein MNALCAEAIAAQLADDAVAVRHHVTVLECVDSTNRWMAERARAGDAGRGDLVVADSQSGGRGRRERAWVSPPGQNVYASILVDAPPSPAGMLVYAAGLAVADAAESLAGVRPFLKWPNDVFLGGRKLCGILCESVFAPDASRVVVGIGLNVNATHDDLGPELRESATSLAIATGRTFDRNVVVARLYRELLSRYNHLAADVGRIVADWRDRAALPGVRYRVRLDSAEIVEGRAVDLAADGALIVQTDTGSRAIYSGDVVSWRVE from the coding sequence ATGAACGCGCTTTGCGCCGAGGCCATCGCGGCGCAGCTCGCGGATGACGCGGTCGCGGTCCGTCACCACGTGACCGTGCTCGAGTGCGTCGATTCCACCAACCGCTGGATGGCCGAGCGCGCTCGCGCGGGCGACGCCGGCCGCGGCGATCTCGTCGTCGCCGACTCCCAGTCCGGCGGGCGCGGGCGGCGCGAACGCGCGTGGGTCTCGCCGCCGGGGCAAAACGTGTACGCATCCATTCTCGTCGATGCGCCGCCGAGCCCCGCGGGCATGCTGGTGTACGCGGCGGGGCTCGCCGTGGCCGATGCCGCCGAGTCGCTCGCGGGCGTCCGTCCGTTTCTCAAATGGCCCAACGACGTGTTCCTCGGCGGTCGCAAGCTGTGCGGAATCCTATGCGAATCCGTCTTTGCGCCGGATGCATCCCGCGTCGTGGTGGGCATCGGGCTCAACGTCAACGCGACCCATGATGACTTGGGGCCGGAGCTTCGCGAATCGGCGACTTCGCTTGCGATCGCGACCGGTCGCACGTTCGACCGAAACGTCGTCGTCGCGCGGCTTTACCGTGAACTCCTGAGCCGATATAACCACCTCGCGGCGGACGTCGGACGGATCGTCGCCGACTGGAGAGACCGGGCTGCGCTGCCTGGAGTGCGTTACCGGGTTCGACTCGACAGCGCGGAGATCGTCGAGGGGCGTGCGGTCGATCTGGCCGCCGACGGCGCGCTGATCGTTCAAACCGATACGGGATCGCGGGCGATTTACTCCGGCGATGTCGTGTCCTGGCGGGTGGAGTGA
- the nadC gene encoding carboxylating nicotinate-nucleotide diphosphorylase, with the protein MPHELKLHELRLHELTPDERRRIREAIAEDLGTGDITTTSTIEAGLRAVGTFRAKTPLVVAGSPYARAVFEEIGGECAWTQLVPDGGRAATGDEFARAEGPMRALLAAERLALNLLQHLSGIATATAAYVNAVAGTRARITDTRKTIPLWRNAQKYAVACGGGVNHRFGLFDAVLIKDNHLDAVGDIGRAVSRASVAAAGAPVIVEIRRLDEIDPAIDAGATRLLLDNMTPDELAACVRRVDGRVLTEASGNVTLANVRSVARSGVDLISIGALTHSVVAADINFKIVRA; encoded by the coding sequence ATGCCGCACGAACTGAAATTGCACGAACTCAGGTTGCACGAACTCACGCCCGACGAACGCCGCCGGATCCGCGAAGCCATCGCCGAAGATCTCGGAACGGGCGACATCACCACGACGAGCACCATCGAGGCCGGGCTTCGCGCCGTGGGGACATTTCGCGCGAAGACGCCTCTCGTCGTCGCGGGTTCGCCATATGCCCGGGCCGTATTCGAGGAGATCGGCGGCGAGTGCGCGTGGACACAACTCGTGCCCGACGGCGGTCGCGCGGCGACCGGCGACGAATTCGCGCGGGCCGAGGGACCGATGCGTGCGCTGCTGGCGGCCGAGCGCCTCGCACTGAATCTGCTCCAGCACCTCTCCGGCATCGCCACCGCGACCGCCGCATACGTAAACGCCGTGGCAGGGACTCGTGCCCGAATCACCGACACGCGCAAGACGATTCCGCTGTGGCGAAACGCGCAGAAATACGCGGTGGCCTGCGGCGGCGGGGTGAATCACCGATTCGGGCTGTTCGACGCGGTGCTCATCAAAGACAATCATCTCGATGCCGTGGGCGACATCGGTCGCGCGGTATCGCGGGCGTCCGTCGCGGCCGCGGGCGCGCCGGTGATCGTCGAGATCCGGCGACTCGACGAGATCGACCCCGCAATCGATGCGGGCGCGACGCGGCTGTTGCTCGACAATATGACGCCGGATGAACTGGCGGCGTGCGTGCGCCGCGTCGACGGCCGCGTGCTCACCGAAGCCAGCGGCAACGTCACGCTCGCAAACGTGCGCTCTGTGGCCCGAAGCGGCGTCGATCTCATCTCCATCGGCGCGCTCACGCACTCCGTCGTCGCGGCCGACATAAACTTCAAGATCGTTCGCGCATGA